One segment of Gemmatimonadota bacterium DNA contains the following:
- a CDS encoding alpha/beta hydrolase: MTDSLRIPVGPGALHVARFGFGDRAVVFVHGFGTSSFLWRAVAPALPLGQVTAYAVDLFGHGESDRAAEADYGITAQAAYLDQALTVLRVSSADVVALDVGCAVALALAARRPARVRSLVLINPVDPAAPRADDLALLQRLAARNLFDASRGQMGARLLLAPLLEQGVTDAAHMPEALVLRYLAPFVGSEGTRQLLAIARAINDRALRGVEWERVSAPTLVIRGERDPWVPEAVSSQLAARLPDGTLRRIPQASRLVPEDAPEELAALLVEWVTQRQKDTE; this comes from the coding sequence GTGACCGACTCCCTTCGCATTCCTGTGGGCCCCGGCGCCCTGCATGTCGCCCGCTTCGGCTTTGGCGATCGGGCCGTCGTCTTTGTACACGGGTTTGGGACGTCGAGTTTCCTCTGGCGCGCGGTCGCGCCGGCGCTGCCGCTGGGCCAAGTCACCGCGTACGCAGTGGATCTCTTCGGCCACGGCGAGTCGGATCGCGCCGCAGAGGCCGACTACGGCATCACCGCGCAGGCGGCGTATCTCGATCAGGCGCTCACGGTGCTGCGCGTCTCGAGCGCGGATGTCGTGGCACTCGACGTGGGATGTGCGGTGGCGCTGGCGCTGGCCGCCCGACGCCCCGCGCGCGTTCGCTCACTCGTGCTGATCAACCCCGTGGACCCCGCGGCACCTCGCGCCGACGACTTGGCGCTCCTGCAGCGGTTGGCGGCCCGCAACCTGTTTGACGCTTCGCGAGGACAAATGGGCGCACGGCTCCTGCTCGCACCGCTGCTCGAGCAGGGGGTGACGGATGCCGCGCACATGCCTGAGGCGCTCGTCCTCCGCTACCTCGCGCCGTTCGTTGGGAGCGAAGGGACGCGGCAACTCCTGGCCATCGCCCGGGCGATCAACGACCGCGCCCTGCGGGGCGTAGAATGGGAGCGGGTGAGCGCCCCGACGTTGGTGATTCGGGGCGAACGGGACCCTTGGGTGCCAGAGGCGGTGTCCTCCCAGCTGGCGGCTCGACTCCCAGACGGCACGCTGCGTCGGATTCCTCAGGCATCGCGTCTGGTGCCTGAAGATGCACCCGAGGAACTCGCGGCCCTACTGGTTGAGTGGGTTACTCAACGCCAAAAGGATACCGAGTAA
- a CDS encoding vitamin K epoxide reductase family protein, with protein MSKRMAVSALALAGAFLALYLTLYKLGYIGHLACGTGECEIVQTSKWSTLFGFPIAVWGLGFYLSTFAVATAGTLDRWIESRAPSALLLALTGFGVAFSGFLTYFEVFELHAICRYCVVSALITCALFALALLDWREYRADAA; from the coding sequence GTGAGTAAGCGGATGGCCGTGTCGGCGCTCGCACTCGCGGGCGCCTTCCTCGCGCTCTACCTCACGCTCTACAAGCTCGGCTACATCGGCCATCTCGCGTGTGGCACCGGCGAGTGCGAAATCGTGCAGACCAGTAAATGGTCCACGCTCTTCGGTTTCCCGATTGCCGTGTGGGGGCTCGGCTTCTACCTGAGCACCTTCGCGGTGGCTACCGCCGGCACGCTCGATCGCTGGATAGAGTCGCGTGCGCCAAGCGCGCTTCTGCTGGCGCTCACCGGCTTTGGCGTGGCGTTCTCGGGGTTCCTGACCTACTTCGAGGTCTTTGAGCTGCACGCCATCTGCCGCTACTGCGTGGTGAGTGCCCTCATCACCTGCGCGCTCTTTGCGCTCGCCTTGCTCGACTGGCGCGAGTACCGCGCAGACGCCGCGTAG
- a CDS encoding S-adenosylmethionine decarboxylase — protein sequence MTQPLGVPLLVHRTADFRGVAAALLRDASALSGLMLSAAGAAGLSTAEPPLVRTLPRDGVAAVLLLDIGHVTVHTVPARELLLLDLLLPQGRDPQKAVDVFARRLGVAEARPGRLERG from the coding sequence ATGACCCAACCGCTCGGCGTGCCCCTCCTCGTCCACCGCACCGCAGACTTCCGCGGCGTGGCGGCCGCGTTGTTGCGCGACGCCTCGGCGCTCTCCGGCTTGATGTTGAGTGCGGCCGGAGCGGCGGGGCTTTCCACGGCGGAGCCACCGCTCGTGCGCACGCTACCGCGCGACGGCGTGGCCGCCGTGTTGCTGCTCGACATTGGGCACGTCACCGTACACACGGTACCCGCACGCGAGCTGCTCCTGCTCGACTTGCTGCTGCCGCAGGGACGCGATCCCCAGAAGGCGGTGGACGTCTTTGCCCGTCGTTTGGGAGTGGCAGAGGCTCGGCCTGGTCGACTGGAACGCGGGTGA
- a CDS encoding DUF2461 domain-containing protein has translation MTPAIQLFTAETLTFLRALKRNNRREWFEENRPRYERAVLTPLRALAEELDVRFATLAPEFVGDRKRSLFRIHRDVRFSKDKSPYKTHAALWVFHRSPGRGVGKEIDGGAGFYFHIEPGASMVAAGLWMPPRHLLTKVREHFDADLKGWERAVLAPAFRKRFGGLTDDEPGVLLKRLPRGYEEGHAAERWLRFNSFTVGRSYSDKDVLSPRVVDTAMKDYTAMLPMVRWLNRALGFLPASSR, from the coding sequence ATGACGCCGGCGATCCAGCTCTTCACCGCCGAAACCCTCACGTTTCTGCGCGCCCTCAAACGCAACAACCGTCGCGAATGGTTTGAGGAAAATCGCCCGCGCTACGAACGTGCCGTCCTCACACCGCTCCGGGCCCTCGCCGAAGAACTCGACGTGCGCTTTGCCACGCTGGCGCCGGAGTTTGTGGGCGACCGCAAGCGTTCGCTCTTCCGCATTCATCGCGATGTGCGCTTTAGCAAAGACAAATCCCCGTACAAAACTCACGCCGCGCTCTGGGTCTTCCACCGATCGCCGGGACGCGGCGTGGGCAAGGAAATCGATGGCGGCGCGGGATTTTACTTTCACATCGAGCCGGGCGCGTCCATGGTGGCAGCGGGACTCTGGATGCCGCCGCGCCACCTCCTCACCAAAGTGCGCGAACATTTCGATGCCGACCTCAAAGGCTGGGAGCGTGCCGTGCTCGCCCCTGCCTTCCGCAAACGCTTCGGCGGTCTGACCGACGACGAGCCGGGCGTGTTGCTCAAACGGTTGCCGCGCGGCTACGAGGAAGGGCACGCCGCCGAACGATGGCTGCGCTTCAACTCGTTTACGGTGGGCCGCAGCTATTCCGACAAGGACGTGCTATCACCGCGCGTGGTGGACACGGCCATGAAGGACTACACCGCGATGCTCCCGATGGTGCGCTGGCTCAACCGAGCGCTCGGATTCCTGCCGGCGTCATCACGATAG
- a CDS encoding thioredoxin domain-containing protein — protein sequence MAKKSVQKTKNQSFVGILVGIAVVGVGVIGYLVTSASQSQVIKFDDTIPIAKAQSYLVGREDAPVQVIEFADFECPLCGSFAQVSEPDIRQRLIEPGTVAIRFYDFPLPMHKNTWAASNAAACANEQNQFLAMHDRIFAGQTEWNTAATTKPKGAMVGYAKELGLDVKKFEECYDSQRMIPRIKGNAAEAQARRVDGTPTFIIGDKLYSGDLPYDKFKALVDDELARKGLAPKADAKKTDAKK from the coding sequence GTGGCGAAGAAGTCCGTGCAGAAGACCAAGAACCAGTCGTTTGTGGGGATTCTCGTCGGCATCGCCGTGGTGGGCGTCGGCGTGATCGGCTACCTCGTCACCAGCGCCTCGCAGTCGCAGGTCATCAAGTTCGACGACACCATCCCGATCGCCAAGGCGCAGAGTTACCTCGTCGGCCGCGAAGACGCGCCGGTGCAGGTGATTGAGTTTGCCGACTTCGAATGCCCGCTCTGCGGCTCCTTTGCGCAGGTGAGCGAGCCGGACATTCGTCAGCGCCTCATTGAGCCCGGCACGGTGGCTATCCGCTTCTACGATTTTCCGCTCCCCATGCACAAGAACACTTGGGCAGCCTCGAACGCCGCCGCGTGCGCCAACGAACAAAATCAGTTTCTGGCCATGCATGACCGCATCTTTGCCGGCCAGACCGAATGGAATACCGCGGCCACCACAAAGCCGAAGGGTGCGATGGTCGGCTACGCCAAGGAACTCGGCCTCGACGTCAAGAAGTTTGAGGAGTGCTACGACTCGCAGCGCATGATCCCGCGCATCAAGGGGAACGCCGCCGAAGCGCAGGCGCGCCGCGTGGATGGCACCCCGACGTTCATTATTGGCGACAAGCTGTACAGTGGCGATCTGCCGTACGACAAGTTCAAAGCGCTCGTCGACGACGAACTCGCGCGGAAGGGACTCGCCCCGAAGGCGGACGCTAAAAAGACGGACGCCAAGAAGTGA
- a CDS encoding DUF1707 domain-containing protein produces the protein MSELELDRERVIQTLCAHYANDHLSTQELEVRFDSAYKAESRAELQRLVVSLPALPDTVPPPEPLHGMLFTGDTQVPERRHVVVMSELNKRGMWVPPRRTVVRTVMGSVRFDLREARLAPGITEFDVTVVMGEVKFLVPPGVAVECDGNAFMGVFDDQQSGPVDPQAPVVRITGMAVMGVVEVKTRLPRESALEAWRQRMLGRGSSRS, from the coding sequence ATGAGCGAACTCGAACTGGATCGCGAGCGCGTCATTCAAACACTGTGCGCGCACTATGCAAACGATCACCTGTCCACACAGGAGCTCGAGGTGCGCTTTGACAGCGCCTACAAGGCCGAGAGCCGCGCCGAGTTGCAGCGCTTGGTCGTGAGTCTGCCCGCGTTGCCCGACACGGTGCCACCGCCGGAGCCGCTGCACGGCATGCTGTTCACCGGGGATACCCAAGTGCCGGAACGCCGCCATGTGGTGGTGATGTCGGAACTCAATAAGCGCGGCATGTGGGTGCCGCCACGCCGCACGGTGGTACGCACCGTGATGGGTTCGGTCCGGTTCGACCTCCGGGAAGCGCGCCTTGCCCCCGGCATCACCGAGTTCGACGTCACGGTGGTCATGGGCGAGGTGAAGTTTCTCGTGCCGCCGGGCGTGGCCGTCGAATGCGATGGCAACGCGTTTATGGGCGTGTTCGACGATCAGCAGTCGGGGCCGGTGGACCCCCAGGCGCCCGTGGTCCGTATTACAGGCATGGCCGTGATGGGTGTCGTCGAGGTGAAGACGCGGCTCCCGCGCGAGAGCGCGCTCGAAGCATGGCGCCAGCGGATGCTCGGGCGCGGCTCGTCGCGTTCCTAG
- the acs gene encoding acetate--CoA ligase, protein MSDIDVLLTENRSFPPSAEFSATAHINAPDVVAEAERDPEAFWARMADELEWITPYQRVLDWKPPHAQWFTGGQLNVSANCLDRHVRGPNRNRAAIIWEGEPGDTRTLTYWDLYRDVQKFANVLKSLGVRKGDRVGIYLPLVPEAAIAMLACARIGAIHSVVFGGFSPESLSDRMNDARAKVIITADGGYRRGQVVPLKRNTDKALESTTTVEHVIVVQRRPGGLGDESFADMQEGRDHWYHRLMQHAAQTCEPEPMDAEDVLFILYTSGTTGKPKGIVHSTAGYLTGVTATTKLVFDLKPSDVFWCTADVGWITGHSYLVYGPLSNGATCVMYEGAPDWPERDRFWDICERRGVTILYTAPTAIRAFMKWGDEWPAKHDLSQLRLLGTVGEPINPEAWMWYHHKIGGARCPIVDTWWQTETGAIVISPLPGLTATKPGSATMPLPGYTAALLDSLGEVIAKGGGLLALTKPWPSMLRTIWEDDARYVQTYFSKWEGRPDLYFPGDGAKRDDDGFYWILGRVDDVLNVAGHRIGTMEVESALVEHPSVAEAAVVGKTHEVKGQAIAAFVTLREGFHKSTELRDDLREFVAQKIGALARPDDIIFSADLPKTRSGKIMRRLLRDIAEGRALGDTTTLADPSVVASLKEQYEDKE, encoded by the coding sequence ATGAGTGACATCGACGTTCTGCTCACCGAAAATCGGTCGTTCCCGCCGTCAGCGGAATTCAGCGCTACGGCTCATATCAACGCACCGGATGTCGTGGCCGAAGCCGAGCGTGACCCTGAGGCGTTCTGGGCACGGATGGCGGACGAACTCGAGTGGATCACACCATACCAGCGCGTCCTCGATTGGAAGCCGCCGCACGCACAGTGGTTTACGGGCGGACAGTTGAACGTCAGTGCCAACTGCCTCGACCGTCACGTGCGGGGGCCGAACCGGAACCGCGCGGCCATCATCTGGGAAGGTGAACCGGGCGACACGCGCACCCTCACCTACTGGGACCTGTACCGCGATGTTCAGAAGTTCGCGAATGTCCTCAAGTCACTCGGGGTGCGCAAAGGTGATCGGGTGGGGATCTACCTGCCGCTCGTGCCAGAAGCGGCCATCGCGATGCTGGCGTGCGCGCGGATTGGCGCCATTCACAGCGTGGTGTTCGGTGGGTTCTCGCCGGAATCGCTGAGCGACCGCATGAACGACGCGAGGGCCAAGGTCATCATCACGGCAGACGGCGGCTATCGCCGTGGCCAGGTGGTGCCGCTCAAACGCAACACGGACAAGGCGCTGGAGAGCACGACGACCGTCGAGCATGTGATCGTCGTGCAACGGCGTCCGGGCGGACTCGGCGACGAATCGTTTGCCGACATGCAGGAGGGGCGCGACCACTGGTACCATCGTCTGATGCAGCACGCCGCGCAGACATGCGAGCCGGAACCGATGGACGCCGAAGATGTGCTCTTCATTCTATATACGTCTGGCACCACCGGTAAACCGAAGGGGATTGTCCACTCGACGGCCGGCTATCTCACCGGTGTCACCGCGACCACGAAGCTCGTCTTTGACCTCAAGCCATCGGATGTGTTTTGGTGCACCGCCGATGTGGGTTGGATTACTGGCCACTCCTATTTGGTGTACGGCCCGCTCTCCAATGGCGCGACGTGCGTGATGTACGAGGGCGCGCCTGACTGGCCCGAGCGCGACCGGTTCTGGGACATCTGCGAGCGACGCGGCGTGACGATTCTCTACACCGCCCCAACGGCGATTCGCGCGTTCATGAAGTGGGGCGACGAGTGGCCGGCCAAACACGATCTCTCGCAGCTCCGCCTGCTCGGCACGGTCGGTGAGCCGATTAACCCAGAAGCGTGGATGTGGTATCACCACAAGATTGGCGGCGCGCGTTGCCCGATTGTGGATACGTGGTGGCAAACGGAGACGGGAGCGATCGTCATTTCGCCGTTGCCGGGGCTCACGGCCACTAAACCGGGAAGCGCGACGATGCCCCTGCCGGGCTACACGGCGGCGCTGCTCGACTCACTCGGCGAAGTCATTGCGAAGGGCGGCGGGCTGCTCGCGCTCACCAAGCCGTGGCCATCGATGCTCCGCACCATCTGGGAAGACGACGCGCGGTATGTGCAGACGTATTTCTCGAAGTGGGAGGGGCGCCCAGATCTGTATTTTCCAGGCGACGGCGCCAAGCGCGACGATGACGGCTTCTACTGGATTCTTGGGCGCGTGGACGACGTGCTCAATGTGGCCGGCCATCGCATTGGCACCATGGAAGTGGAGAGTGCGCTGGTGGAGCATCCCTCGGTGGCTGAGGCGGCGGTCGTCGGCAAAACGCACGAGGTAAAGGGCCAAGCGATTGCCGCGTTCGTGACGCTGCGCGAAGGGTTCCATAAATCGACGGAACTGCGCGACGACCTGCGCGAGTTCGTGGCGCAGAAGATCGGCGCGCTGGCGCGGCCGGACGACATCATCTTTAGCGCCGATCTCCCCAAGACGCGCTCAGGGAAGATCATGCGACGATTGCTGCGCGATATTGCCGAAGGGCGGGCGCTGGGGGACACGACGACGTTGGCGGATCCGTCGGTGGTGGCGTCGTTGAAGGAGCAGTACGAAGACAAGGAGTGA
- a CDS encoding cyclic nucleotide-binding domain-containing protein, whose protein sequence is MADVTDLLRHVAIFKDLDDGELARVAEVCRPQEYVSGEYVFREGEPGNRLYLIVLGEVRISRNIPGSGEEALAVLKAGALFGEMSVFDRSERSTDAISNGGTRCLTISRPDFELLLDFNRELAHKVLWSCVRVLSMRLRSTNDSLRSFLAMSMF, encoded by the coding sequence ATGGCTGACGTCACCGACCTGCTGCGGCATGTCGCCATTTTCAAGGATCTCGACGACGGCGAACTCGCCCGCGTCGCCGAGGTATGTCGCCCGCAAGAGTATGTAAGCGGCGAGTATGTCTTCCGTGAGGGGGAGCCTGGCAATCGGCTGTACTTGATAGTGCTGGGGGAGGTGCGCATCAGCCGCAACATTCCCGGCAGCGGAGAGGAAGCGCTGGCGGTGCTCAAGGCGGGCGCCCTATTTGGCGAGATGTCGGTGTTCGACCGCAGCGAGCGCTCCACCGATGCGATCTCCAATGGCGGCACCCGCTGCCTCACGATCTCGCGACCGGACTTTGAACTGCTGCTCGACTTCAATCGCGAACTCGCGCACAAAGTGCTCTGGTCGTGCGTGCGCGTCCTCTCGATGCGCCTGCGATCGACGAACGACTCACTGCGTTCGTTCCTCGCGATGAGCATGTTCTAG
- a CDS encoding DUF92 domain-containing protein, giving the protein MTRLLAGAFVAALFAARGRVTGSLDVTGQWAAFAVGTLATAAGWGFAMTLVAYFVAADALTRWKAEEKRLRTAGITPHIETRDGVQVLINGGMFVLCAMLAAQHANSRWVLAAIGALAAASADTWATEIGTFWGGRPSSILSGRPLAVGMSGGVTFAGSLGGIGGALLVAVVGAWSCGLRDWATIVIFTAAGTIGMLADSLVGAALQAKRYCDRCREWTERRVHPCGYRTKHAAGFYWMTNDLVNFIATLSGAASSVLLARWLLPMLSA; this is encoded by the coding sequence ATGACTCGGCTTCTCGCGGGCGCTTTCGTCGCAGCGCTTTTTGCCGCGCGCGGACGCGTGACGGGCTCGCTCGACGTCACCGGTCAGTGGGCCGCGTTTGCCGTCGGTACGCTTGCCACGGCGGCCGGGTGGGGATTCGCCATGACGCTCGTTGCGTACTTTGTTGCGGCGGACGCCCTCACGCGGTGGAAAGCCGAAGAAAAACGGCTCCGCACTGCGGGTATCACCCCGCACATCGAGACGCGGGACGGCGTGCAAGTGCTCATCAACGGAGGGATGTTCGTGCTGTGCGCGATGCTCGCGGCGCAGCACGCGAACTCCCGCTGGGTGCTGGCCGCGATCGGTGCGCTTGCGGCCGCGTCGGCCGACACGTGGGCCACCGAAATCGGAACATTCTGGGGCGGACGGCCCTCCTCGATTTTGTCAGGACGGCCACTCGCAGTCGGCATGTCGGGAGGCGTCACCTTCGCGGGATCGCTCGGCGGCATCGGAGGCGCGCTGTTGGTCGCGGTAGTCGGCGCGTGGTCGTGTGGGCTCCGTGACTGGGCCACCATTGTCATCTTCACCGCGGCGGGCACGATCGGCATGCTGGCGGACTCACTCGTCGGCGCGGCACTGCAAGCCAAGCGCTACTGCGACCGCTGCCGCGAATGGACGGAGCGGCGCGTGCATCCGTGCGGGTATCGAACCAAACATGCGGCGGGGTTCTACTGGATGACCAACGACCTCGTGAACTTCATTGCCACCCTGAGCGGCGCCGCGTCGAGTGTCCTACTCGCCCGTTGGCTCTTGCCCATGCTGTCCGCATGA
- a CDS encoding inorganic diphosphatase translates to MIHYWHELSPGENPPEVVTAVIEIPGGSRNKYELDKESGLFKLDRVLYSAVNYPSDYGLIPRTLHEDGDPLDVLVRINEPTFTGCLIDVRPIGVLKMLDKGEPDDKILAVPAHDPHSEEFFDIADIAQHFLKEVEHFFQIYKDLEGKRVEILGWEKSDVAMQVITESIARYDAKYGAA, encoded by the coding sequence ATGATCCACTACTGGCACGAACTCTCCCCGGGGGAGAATCCCCCCGAAGTCGTCACCGCCGTCATCGAGATTCCCGGCGGGAGCCGCAACAAGTACGAACTCGACAAAGAGAGCGGGCTGTTCAAGCTCGACCGCGTGCTGTACTCCGCGGTCAACTACCCGAGCGACTACGGGCTCATTCCCCGCACGCTGCACGAGGATGGCGACCCGCTCGATGTGTTGGTCCGCATCAATGAGCCGACCTTTACGGGCTGCCTGATCGACGTGCGCCCGATTGGCGTGCTCAAGATGCTCGACAAAGGGGAGCCCGACGACAAAATCCTCGCAGTGCCGGCCCACGACCCGCACAGCGAGGAGTTTTTCGACATCGCCGACATCGCACAGCACTTCCTCAAAGAAGTGGAGCATTTCTTCCAGATCTACAAAGATCTCGAGGGAAAGCGCGTCGAGATCCTCGGCTGGGAAAAGAGCGACGTGGCGATGCAGGTCATCACCGAAAGCATCGCGCGGTACGACGCCAAGTACGGCGCGGCCTGA
- a CDS encoding CDP-alcohol phosphatidyltransferase family protein, producing the protein MKKGDSLATLPNVISLSRLAFAAAFVLWKDTDVRLALIAAAGVTDFLDGYIARTRGTTSRWGALIDPVADRFFVFAAVCSLLFDDVIGTWQYAIFILRDFMTAVGFLTARVMPSLRKVTFVARQSGKVVTVLQLATLAFVFLRPALVPWSLALIGVASVYSVIDYTWALHRARARG; encoded by the coding sequence ATGAAGAAGGGCGACTCGCTCGCGACGCTCCCGAACGTCATCTCGCTCTCGCGACTGGCGTTCGCCGCCGCGTTCGTCTTGTGGAAGGACACCGACGTGCGTCTCGCGCTTATCGCGGCCGCCGGTGTGACCGATTTCCTCGACGGCTACATCGCGCGCACCCGCGGCACCACGAGCCGGTGGGGGGCGCTCATCGACCCCGTCGCCGACCGCTTCTTCGTGTTCGCCGCCGTCTGCTCGCTGCTCTTCGACGATGTGATCGGGACCTGGCAGTATGCCATCTTCATTCTCCGCGACTTCATGACCGCCGTAGGGTTCCTCACCGCGCGCGTGATGCCGAGTTTGCGCAAAGTGACGTTCGTCGCGCGGCAGAGCGGCAAGGTGGTCACGGTGCTCCAGTTGGCGACCCTCGCCTTCGTCTTCTTGCGCCCCGCGCTGGTCCCCTGGTCCTTGGCCCTCATCGGCGTGGCGTCCGTCTATTCCGTTATCGACTACACCTGGGCGTTGCATCGGGCGCGGGCCCGTGGGTAG
- a CDS encoding STAS domain-containing protein: MLSTELQHVTLNAPSRLVADTRLEFRRASLEHLERILVANATRIVVDLTGTVEIDASGLGVLVLLQKRARERMVAVRLRRASLGVQQMLELTKLEYLFEMED; the protein is encoded by the coding sequence ATGCTATCAACAGAACTTCAGCACGTTACCCTGAACGCGCCGTCACGACTCGTCGCCGACACGCGGCTCGAGTTTCGTCGCGCCTCGCTTGAGCACTTAGAGCGCATACTCGTGGCAAATGCCACGCGCATCGTTGTCGATCTCACCGGGACCGTCGAAATCGACGCCAGTGGGCTCGGGGTGCTGGTGTTGCTTCAGAAGCGCGCAAGGGAGCGGATGGTGGCCGTGCGACTGCGCCGCGCCTCGCTCGGGGTGCAGCAGATGCTGGAGCTGACCAAGCTCGAATACCTCTTTGAGATGGAGGACTGA
- a CDS encoding flavin reductase family protein, whose protein sequence is MTTPIDAATFRRTLGAFATGVTIVTVRDAAGEDHGMTVSAFSSLSLSPPLVLVCIDHAATFAPQVAEAHHIGVSVLGDTQQALSQQFAQSGAVRFEGVDVVRGLTGVPLVVGAIAQLEGRITARHDEGDHTIIIAEIVAAASTNGAPLLYYRGQYRRLAAE, encoded by the coding sequence ATGACGACGCCCATCGATGCCGCCACCTTCCGCCGCACCCTGGGCGCGTTTGCGACGGGCGTGACCATTGTCACCGTGCGCGATGCCGCCGGCGAGGACCACGGTATGACGGTCAGTGCCTTTTCCTCGCTGAGTCTCAGCCCGCCGCTCGTGCTCGTGTGCATCGATCATGCGGCCACGTTTGCCCCGCAGGTCGCGGAGGCGCACCACATTGGCGTGAGCGTCCTCGGCGACACGCAGCAGGCGCTCTCCCAGCAATTCGCACAGTCCGGCGCGGTGCGGTTCGAAGGCGTGGACGTAGTGCGCGGCCTGACCGGAGTGCCGCTAGTGGTGGGCGCCATCGCCCAACTCGAAGGACGGATTACCGCACGACACGACGAAGGCGATCACACCATCATCATCGCGGAAATCGTGGCTGCCGCCTCGACCAACGGCGCACCGTTGCTCTACTATCGTGGGCAGTACCGTCGCCTCGCCGCCGAGTAG